In Salmo salar chromosome ssa24, Ssal_v3.1, whole genome shotgun sequence, the following proteins share a genomic window:
- the LOC100136466 gene encoding follistatin isoform X1 has translation MLRMLQTLQPGMLLLLIWLCHFMEDQKVQAGNCWLQQGKNGRCQVLYVPGMNREECCRSGRLGTSWTEEDVPNSTLFRWMIFNGGAPNCIPCKETCDNVDCGPGKRCKMNRRSKPRCVCAPDCSNVTWKGPVCGSDGKTYKDECALLKSKCKVHLDLEVQYQGKCKKTCRDVLCPGSSTCVVDQTNNAYCVMCNRICPEQRSPDQFLCGNDGIIYASACHLRRATCLLGRSIGVAYQGKCIKAKSCEDIQCSAGKKCLWDARMSRGRCSLCEEACSESRTDEAVCASDNTTYPSECVMKQTACSLGTLLEVKHSGSCNSITEAPEEEEEEEEEEEQEDQDYTIYIHLSSLLDG, from the exons ATGCTCAGGATGCTACAGACTCTCCAGCCCGGGATGCTTCTACTATTGATATGGCTCTGTCATTTCATGGAAGATCAAAAAGTACAAG CTGGTAACTGCTGGTTACAGCAAGGGAAGAACGGAAGGTGCCAGGTACTCTACGTACCGGGGATGAACCGAGAGGAATGCTGTAGAAGCGGGAGGCTGGGGACGTCATGGACCGAGGAGGACGTACCTAACAGCACGTTGTTCCGGTGGATGATCTTTAACGGCGGAGCACCCAACTGCATACCCTGCAAAG AAACGTGCGACAACGTGGACTGTGGACCTGGAAAGAGATGCAAGATGAACAGAAGAAGCAAGCCACGCTGTGTCTGCGCGCCAGACTGCTCCAATGTCACTTGGAAAGGACCTGTCTGCGGGTCGGATGGAAAGACATACAAAGACGAGTGTGCGTTGCTCAAGTCCAAATGTAAAGTCCATCTGGACCTGGAAGTGCAGTACCAGGGCAAATGCAAGA AGACCTGCCGTGACGTTTTATGCCCAGGAAGCTCCACGTGCGTCGTGGACCAGACAAATAACGCATATTGTGTGATGTGTAATCGGATCTGCCCTGAACAGAGGTCACCGGATCAGTTCCTGTGTGGCAACGACGGGATCATCTATGCCAGTGCATGCCATCTGAGGAGGGCGACATGTCTCCTGGGCAGATCCATAGGAGTAGCATATCAGGGAAAATGCATCA AGGCCAAGTCGTGCGAGGACATCCAGTGCAGCGCAGGGAAGAAGTGTCTGTGGGACGCCAGGATGAGCCGAGGTCGCTGCTCCCTCTGTGAGGAGGCGTGTTCGGAGAGCCGGACGGACGAGGCGGTTTGCGCCAGCGACAACACCACCTACCCCTCAGAGTGTGTTATGAAGCAGACTGCCTGCTCTCTGGGAACACTCCTGGAGGTTAAGCATTCAGGATCTTGCAACT CCATTACAGAAGCcccggaggaagaggaggaggaggaggaggaggaggagcaggaagatCAGGACTACACGATTTATATCCACCTGTCCTCCTTATTGGATGGATAG
- the LOC100136466 gene encoding follistatin isoform X2 — MLRMLQTLQPGMLLLLIWLCHFMEDQKVQAGNCWLQQGKNGRCQVLYVPGMNREECCRSGRLGTSWTEEDVPNSTLFRWMIFNGGAPNCIPCKETCDNVDCGPGKRCKMNRRSKPRCVCAPDCSNVTWKGPVCGSDGKTYKDECALLKSKCKVHLDLEVQYQGKCKKTCRDVLCPGSSTCVVDQTNNAYCVMCNRICPEQRSPDQFLCGNDGIIYASACHLRRATCLLGRSIGVAYQGKCIKAKSCEDIQCSAGKKCLWDARMSRGRCSLCEEACSESRTDEAVCASDNTTYPSECVMKQTACSLGTLLEVKHSGSCN; from the exons ATGCTCAGGATGCTACAGACTCTCCAGCCCGGGATGCTTCTACTATTGATATGGCTCTGTCATTTCATGGAAGATCAAAAAGTACAAG CTGGTAACTGCTGGTTACAGCAAGGGAAGAACGGAAGGTGCCAGGTACTCTACGTACCGGGGATGAACCGAGAGGAATGCTGTAGAAGCGGGAGGCTGGGGACGTCATGGACCGAGGAGGACGTACCTAACAGCACGTTGTTCCGGTGGATGATCTTTAACGGCGGAGCACCCAACTGCATACCCTGCAAAG AAACGTGCGACAACGTGGACTGTGGACCTGGAAAGAGATGCAAGATGAACAGAAGAAGCAAGCCACGCTGTGTCTGCGCGCCAGACTGCTCCAATGTCACTTGGAAAGGACCTGTCTGCGGGTCGGATGGAAAGACATACAAAGACGAGTGTGCGTTGCTCAAGTCCAAATGTAAAGTCCATCTGGACCTGGAAGTGCAGTACCAGGGCAAATGCAAGA AGACCTGCCGTGACGTTTTATGCCCAGGAAGCTCCACGTGCGTCGTGGACCAGACAAATAACGCATATTGTGTGATGTGTAATCGGATCTGCCCTGAACAGAGGTCACCGGATCAGTTCCTGTGTGGCAACGACGGGATCATCTATGCCAGTGCATGCCATCTGAGGAGGGCGACATGTCTCCTGGGCAGATCCATAGGAGTAGCATATCAGGGAAAATGCATCA AGGCCAAGTCGTGCGAGGACATCCAGTGCAGCGCAGGGAAGAAGTGTCTGTGGGACGCCAGGATGAGCCGAGGTCGCTGCTCCCTCTGTGAGGAGGCGTGTTCGGAGAGCCGGACGGACGAGGCGGTTTGCGCCAGCGACAACACCACCTACCCCTCAGAGTGTGTTATGAAGCAGACTGCCTGCTCTCTGGGAACACTCCTGGAGGTTAAGCATTCAGGATCTTGCAACT GA
- the LOC100136466 gene encoding follistatin precursor (The RefSeq protein has 3 substitutions compared to this genomic sequence): protein MLRMLQTLQPGMLLLLIWLCHFMEDQNVQAGNCWLQQGKNGRCQVLYVPGMNREECCRSGRLGTSWTEEDVPNSTLFRWMIFNGGAPNCIPCKETCDNVDCGPGKRCKMNRRSKPRCVCAPDCSNVTWKGPVCGSDGKTYKDECALLKSKCKVHLDLEVQYQGKCKKTCRDVLCPGSSTCVVDQTNNAYCVMCNRICPEQRSPDQFLCGNDGIIYASACHLRRATCLLGRSIGVAYQGKCIKAKSCEDIQCSAGKKCLWDARMSRGRCSLCEEACSESRTGEAVCASDNTTYPSECVMKQTACSLGTLLEAKHSGSCNCK from the exons ATGCTCAGGATGCTACAGACTCTCCAGCCCGGGATGCTTCTACTATTGATATGGCTCTGTCATTTCATGGAAGATCAAAAAGTACAAG CTGGTAACTGCTGGTTACAGCAAGGGAAGAACGGAAGGTGCCAGGTACTCTACGTACCGGGGATGAACCGAGAGGAATGCTGTAGAAGCGGGAGGCTGGGGACGTCATGGACCGAGGAGGACGTACCTAACAGCACGTTGTTCCGGTGGATGATCTTTAACGGCGGAGCACCCAACTGCATACCCTGCAAAG AAACGTGCGACAACGTGGACTGTGGACCTGGAAAGAGATGCAAGATGAACAGAAGAAGCAAGCCACGCTGTGTCTGCGCGCCAGACTGCTCCAATGTCACTTGGAAAGGACCTGTCTGCGGGTCGGATGGAAAGACATACAAAGACGAGTGTGCGTTGCTCAAGTCCAAATGTAAAGTCCATCTGGACCTGGAAGTGCAGTACCAGGGCAAATGCAAGA AGACCTGCCGTGACGTTTTATGCCCAGGAAGCTCCACGTGCGTCGTGGACCAGACAAATAACGCATATTGTGTGATGTGTAATCGGATCTGCCCTGAACAGAGGTCACCGGATCAGTTCCTGTGTGGCAACGACGGGATCATCTATGCCAGTGCATGCCATCTGAGGAGGGCGACATGTCTCCTGGGCAGATCCATAGGAGTAGCATATCAGGGAAAATGCATCA AGGCCAAGTCGTGCGAGGACATCCAGTGCAGCGCAGGGAAGAAGTGTCTGTGGGACGCCAGGATGAGCCGAGGTCGCTGCTCCCTCTGTGAGGAGGCGTGTTCGGAGAGCCGGACGGACGAGGCGGTTTGCGCCAGCGACAACACCACCTACCCCTCAGAGTGTGTTATGAAGCAGACTGCCTGCTCTCTGGGAACACTCCTGGAGGTTAAGCATTCAGGATCTTGCAACTGTAAGTAA